GCTATGAACGCTGAGAAGTGCAATAAGTGTGGGTGTGTGTCGATCAGGCCCGGGATGATGGTGGCCCCGGGGACGCTCTGGCGTTCCACGTCCGGGCCCGCGATGGACAGAACTTCCTCGTTGGAGCCGACGGCGACGATCCGGCCGTCCCTAATCCAGATGGCCTCCGCGGGTGTGCCGCGGGAGTCAACAATTACTTCGGCGTCGGTATAGATGATGTTGGGCTGATCGATAGTCGTTTCAGTAGTCATTCGTGCTCCTTGGTTTGTTCCCGGATTTCGGTCGTTGGAATCTAGAGCCGTTGCGCTTAGGCGCCTAGCTCTGCGGGCGTTCGTAGACGCTCTTGCCTTGAAAATAGGTCCGCATGACTTCCGTTTTGTGAATGGCATTCGTGGGGACGTCGAACAGATTGTGGTTGAGCAGAACAAAATCTGCTGAGTGGCCGGCCTTGATAGCGCCGACGGTTTCTCCCAGGCCCATGGCGGTGGCGGGGTTCCGGGTGAATGCGGCGATTGCCTGGGGGAGCGAAAGGCATTGCTCACCGTTTTGTTCCCCCGGTACCGCGGGATCGGGGTTCGAGCGTGTGACGAGGGTTTCCATTCCGATCCACGGGTTGGGTACAGGGACTACCGGCCAGTCGGATCCGCCCGATACCAGTGCACCGCTCAAGGCCAGGTCTTTGATCGGCCAGCTCTCACGCAGGACCTTCTCCGGGATCTGGTTTGCGATGCTTTCATCGAAGATGTTCGGGTACCAAATGTAGGGGGATACATCCGGTATCACGTTCAGTTCTGCGAAACGGGAACGGTCCGCCGGGTCGACGTATGCTACGTGCGCAATTTGGAAGATTGCTCCTTCACCGTGCTTCTCGCGAATCACCTCGATTGCGTCCAGAGCCTGCCGTACCGAACCGTCACCCGTGGCATGCAGCTTTGCCCCAAGCCCGAGCTCGATGCATCGTTCAAGAGTTGCAACGAGGTCATCACGGGTCCACAGGAGTTCGCCAGTGTCTGAGGGGTCTTCATGCTCGCCGTGGCAGAGGTACGGGCTGAGCATGGCGGAGGTCCGGGTCATGGGAACTCCATCCAGGAATAGTTTTACGAAGTCCGGTCGGACGTGGTCGGTGCGGTACTTTTCGGCAACGGCGTACAGGTCCTCGCCAAAGATCCCGTCTCCAAAGAAGGGGCGGGCCGGGAGCGAGCCGACAACCCAGGACGTCAGTTCCGAATTCTTATCCATGTCGGACAACGCCAGAAGCGCATTTTCGAGCGTCCCCGCATCCTGTACAGCGGTAATGCCGTACGAGTTCACCAAACGGACCGCGGTCGCGGCAGAGACGCGGTCGCGTTCGCGGTGATCGTTGATCGCAGCAGCCGCCTTGTCTTCGGCCAGCGCACAGGCAGATTCGTACAGGACGCCTGTGAGCGTGCCGTCAGAACCGCGAACAAACGTCCCTCCCTCGGGGTTTGGAGTCCCTTCATCCACACCCATGATTTCCAGTGCGCGGGAGTTGACCCAACGGTTGTGGTGGGAGTCGTCCCGCAATAGCACGGGGCGCCCGCCGCTGGCTTCATCGAGGCCCGGCAGATAGCCCCCTTGTGCAATTTGATCAAGTACGGGGCTGCCGATGATTCCGCCGACCACCCATTCGTCCGGGGCGAGGCGCTCGGACCAGTTCCGCACCTTTGCCAGGATGGCGTCGATCCCCTCGGAGGGCGGCATGGTCAGTTCCCATGCGGACTGGGCCCCGCCGATCAGAAGATGGGAATGCACGTCGCAGAGCCCGGGCATGACCATCCTCCCCCCGGCATCCAGAAGTTCCGTGTCGGTTGAAGCGAGGGCTGTAATCTCGGCCGTGGTGCCGACTGCGGTGACGACACCTGCTGTAACGGCAAAGGCTTCCGCCCATTCATTTGCCGGGTCGCAGGTGTAGACGGATGCGTTAGTGACTATCAGATCAATTTCTTTACTCATGGCGCTGCCTCCTGGGCTCTAGGGACGAGTTGTGCTGAACGATGGTTCTTCCGGAGATTTCTCGGCGTCGTTGTTTTCCAACGGCAGCCGCTCGAGATCCTGGCCGAGACCCACGTAGATCTCTGGTTTGTTTCTGCGAAGATGCCATGCAAGAAGCAGGCCGCCGACGACGGCAACCGCGAGGAGCCAGGGAAGCATGGTAATCACCGGGGCGTCCGAACCGGCCAGCACCGAGAAGTTGCTGATGGCAAGGACCACCACAAAGCCCAAACCAAGAAGGCCAATCCCTGGCGCCAGCAGGGTGCTCCACCATCGCCGCTCCCGAATTCTCCTGAAGTGCACCACAATTGCCAGCGTGGCCATGAACTGCAGGGTGAGGATGCCCAACGTGCCAAAGCCCGTCATGCTCGGAATGAGTGAAGTGAGTGGTTCCAGCCCGAACACTGCGAAGAGCCCGGCGACTACGAGCCCCACTGCGAACTGGGCCATGGAGGCGCGCTGCGGAAATCCGTTGGGACGGGTCCGGCTCAGCCATTGCGTGAGAATCCGTGCGCGGCCCAGAGAGTAGATGTACCTGGTGGCCGAGTTGTGCAGGGCCATCAATGCGGCAAAGAGGCTCACAAGCAGCAGGATCATCATGGTCGTTGTAAGGCCCTCCCCGAGATATTGGCTTGAGAGGAAGAACACCAGATCGCCGGCGGCCAGGTGCTCGGCAGCGATTCCCTGGGTATCCGCTGCACCCAGTGCGCTTACTATGGCCCATGTAGTCACGGCTGCAAGAAGTCCGATGAAGCCTATTGCCCCGTAGGTTGCCCGTGGGATGGTCCTGCGGGGATTCCTCGCCTCCTCGCTGAACAACCCCGTTGCCTCCACTCCAACGAAGGCGTTGGCCGCGAACAGAAAACCGATTCCCGCTGCGCCCGAGAACACGATGCCGGGGCTGAAGACGTCCAGCGTGTAGCCGTCCCGGATGAGGACGGCGATGTCGAAGATTATCAGGATGGAAACTTCCAGGATCAGACCAACGCCAAGAACCTTGGCGCTGAAATTGATACCTTGGCGGCTGAGTAGGAAAGCGGCCGCCACCGCTACCAGTGACCAGATGAACCAGTGCACGTCAAGCCCTGTGAGCTGCGCGATCACAGTCTGAGTGAACAATCCGATTGTTCCGATCGCACCGGCTACGAAGCAGTTGTAGCCGAGCATCGCTACCAGTGCAGCCACCAGCGCTGCTGCTCTTCCCAGGCCCTTGAGGACAACGGCGTAGAACCCTCCTGCGCTGACAAGCAACTTGGACATTTGGGCATAGCCCACGGCGAAGAGTAGGAGTATCGCGGTAACGACAATGAAAGATCCCACCATCCCGGCGCCGTTGCCGAGTGCCAGGCCAAGAGCGGTGATGACAATAATGCCGGTCAGCGGGGCGACGGCCGCAAGTACAAGGAAAACGACGCCAAAAACGCCCAAGGAGTCCCGGGACAATTTGTCTGGGACGGAAGGAACGTGTTCCTGCAGCTGATTATCCATGGCAACCTTCTTTTTATCTGGCGTCCTCCGCCGGGCGGAGGAGACCGGGTTGACGCCTCATGTATTGATTAGGCGGGAAAGGAGGACCTGGCGGAATAGCCGAAGTCCGAGAGGATATTGGCCCCGTTGATGGCACGCGAGCCTTCGCCGGAAAGGAAAAGTACGGTCCGGGCGATGTCACCGGGGGTGTTCACGGGGTATTCCGCATCGTCGAAGCTCTCAACGCCAATCCCGCGCCTGGCCATCGGGGTATCTACGATGGATGGGCACACACTGTTGACCCTAATTCCGTGGGATTCGAAGAGCTCGAAGGACAATGCCCTGGTGAGCTGTACCAGAGCCCCCTTGGAAGCGTTATAAGCCAACATCCCGGGCGCTGCCACGAAGCCTGAATCGGACCCAATAATAGTGACCGAGGCGTGTTGCTCTTCCCTGAGGAAAGGCAAGGCGTGCTTCACCGCGTGAAATACGCCCAGCACGTTGACTTCAAGGACACGGAGGAAGTCATGGGAAGTTACGTCCTCCACCGCAGCGCCCATTTCACCCTCGATTCCGGCGCTGGCAACCACTGTATTGATGCCCTGAAGCCGGCTGTCGAACTCCTTGAAGGCGCTTGCCATCGCAGCTTCGTCCGCCACGTCCG
Above is a genomic segment from Arthrobacter sp. YN containing:
- a CDS encoding amidohydrolase, with protein sequence MSKEIDLIVTNASVYTCDPANEWAEAFAVTAGVVTAVGTTAEITALASTDTELLDAGGRMVMPGLCDVHSHLLIGGAQSAWELTMPPSEGIDAILAKVRNWSERLAPDEWVVGGIIGSPVLDQIAQGGYLPGLDEASGGRPVLLRDDSHHNRWVNSRALEIMGVDEGTPNPEGGTFVRGSDGTLTGVLYESACALAEDKAAAAINDHRERDRVSAATAVRLVNSYGITAVQDAGTLENALLALSDMDKNSELTSWVVGSLPARPFFGDGIFGEDLYAVAEKYRTDHVRPDFVKLFLDGVPMTRTSAMLSPYLCHGEHEDPSDTGELLWTRDDLVATLERCIELGLGAKLHATGDGSVRQALDAIEVIREKHGEGAIFQIAHVAYVDPADRSRFAELNVIPDVSPYIWYPNIFDESIANQIPEKVLRESWPIKDLALSGALVSGGSDWPVVPVPNPWIGMETLVTRSNPDPAVPGEQNGEQCLSLPQAIAAFTRNPATAMGLGETVGAIKAGHSADFVLLNHNLFDVPTNAIHKTEVMRTYFQGKSVYERPQS
- a CDS encoding APC family permease is translated as MDNQLQEHVPSVPDKLSRDSLGVFGVVFLVLAAVAPLTGIIVITALGLALGNGAGMVGSFIVVTAILLLFAVGYAQMSKLLVSAGGFYAVVLKGLGRAAALVAALVAMLGYNCFVAGAIGTIGLFTQTVIAQLTGLDVHWFIWSLVAVAAAFLLSRQGINFSAKVLGVGLILEVSILIIFDIAVLIRDGYTLDVFSPGIVFSGAAGIGFLFAANAFVGVEATGLFSEEARNPRRTIPRATYGAIGFIGLLAAVTTWAIVSALGAADTQGIAAEHLAAGDLVFFLSSQYLGEGLTTTMMILLLVSLFAALMALHNSATRYIYSLGRARILTQWLSRTRPNGFPQRASMAQFAVGLVVAGLFAVFGLEPLTSLIPSMTGFGTLGILTLQFMATLAIVVHFRRIRERRWWSTLLAPGIGLLGLGFVVVLAISNFSVLAGSDAPVITMLPWLLAVAVVGGLLLAWHLRRNKPEIYVGLGQDLERLPLENNDAEKSPEEPSFSTTRP
- a CDS encoding SDR family NAD(P)-dependent oxidoreductase; translation: MDLSQKTAQRVVITGGASGIGLATAAAFLDEGARVGIITRSQQSLDAALHGPLSEYKDGRCHGIVADVADEAAMASAFKEFDSRLQGINTVVASAGIEGEMGAAVEDVTSHDFLRVLEVNVLGVFHAVKHALPFLREEQHASVTIIGSDSGFVAAPGMLAYNASKGALVQLTRALSFELFESHGIRVNSVCPSIVDTPMARRGIGVESFDDAEYPVNTPGDIARTVLFLSGEGSRAINGANILSDFGYSARSSFPA